A window of the Theileria parva strain Muguga chromosome 2, complete sequence, whole genome shotgun sequence genome harbors these coding sequences:
- a CDS encoding putative 23 kDa piroplasm membrane protein — translation MNKYFKVFFFVLLTHALKSALIFGQATLQKGLSLDIDKDSKATDRLVVKHFDSDKQGYKAYTFKKEGWEYVNVKHVYFGERLLRVGRDQDMKCDYVHYVKVFWKGELAPFLIKMKYYNWAWVSTRLHFRLTPELTWAEVFVPTIDENSEEGYMKLFKKRMDDFVSQVGEDRLATYKPFTEDPSKKRFDLTPTDEKEDTNKKKYVLMVVVVVVFVVVASLVVFLVKFCLK, via the coding sequence atgaataaatattttaaggTTTTCTTTTTTGTCCTCTTGACACACGCGCTAAAGTCCGCCCTTATCTTTGGGCAAGCCACCTTACAAAAGGGTCTCTCTCTTGATATCGACAAAGATTCAAAGGCCACTGACAGACTCGTCGTAAAACACTTCGACAGTGACAAGCAGGGATACAAGGCATACACCTTTAAAAAAGAGGGCTGGGAATACGTCAATGTAAAGCACGTTTACTTCGGCGAGCGTCTCTTGAGAGTTGGCAGGGATCAGGATATGAAGTGCGACTACGTCCACTACGTCAAGGTCTTCTGGAAAGGTGAACTCGCCCCCTTCCTCATCAAGATGAAGTACTACAACTGGGCCTGGGTTTCCACAAGACTTCACTTCAGACTCACACCTGAACTCACCTGGGCTGAGGTCTTCGTTCCCACCATTGATGAGAACTCCGAGGAAGGTTACATGAAGCTTTTCAAGAAGAGGATGGACGACTTCGTTTCTCAAGTTGGTGAGGACAGGCTCGCTACCTACAAGCCCTTCACTGAGGATCCCTCCAAGAAGAGATTCGACCTCACTCCCACTGACGAGAAGGAGGACACCAACAAGAAGAAGTACGTCCTTATGGTTGTTGTCGTTGTCGTTTTCGTTGTTGTCGCATCTCTCGTTGTCTTCCTTGTCAAGTTCTGCCTCAAGTAA